The Gemmatimonadaceae bacterium genome contains a region encoding:
- a CDS encoding 3-hydroxybutyryl-CoA dehydrogenase — MTTIKTVGVLGAGLMGSGIAQVCAQGGFRTKVREVSDALCQRGKASIEKSFARAIEKSKGKVTEADRDAALSRLSFTTNLRDLADCDIVIEAVVEDIEVKNAMWKELDGLCPPHTIFASNTSSLTIAAMAAATTRPGQMVGLHFFNPVPVMKLVEVVRTVTTSTATFDTAYAFARQLGKEPIAAKDNSGFVVNLLLVPYLVDAINQLEHGVATVEDIDKGMMLGTGYPMGPFTLLDFVGLDTTYKIAEIMFDEYREKRYAPPPLLKRMVLAGMYGRKSGKGFYDYTVDPPRVNDLGL; from the coding sequence ATGACAACCATCAAGACCGTCGGCGTGCTCGGCGCCGGACTCATGGGCTCCGGCATTGCGCAAGTATGCGCCCAGGGCGGATTCAGGACCAAGGTGCGCGAAGTGTCCGATGCGCTGTGCCAGCGCGGCAAAGCGAGCATCGAAAAATCGTTTGCCCGCGCCATCGAGAAGAGCAAAGGCAAGGTCACCGAAGCCGATCGCGACGCCGCCTTGTCGCGACTGTCCTTCACGACGAACCTGCGCGACCTCGCGGATTGCGACATCGTGATCGAAGCCGTGGTCGAAGACATCGAAGTGAAAAACGCAATGTGGAAGGAACTGGACGGTCTCTGCCCGCCGCATACGATCTTCGCGTCCAACACGTCGAGCCTGACGATCGCGGCGATGGCCGCGGCAACGACGCGACCTGGCCAGATGGTCGGTTTGCACTTCTTCAATCCCGTGCCGGTCATGAAGCTGGTCGAAGTGGTGCGCACCGTCACGACGAGCACGGCCACCTTCGACACCGCGTACGCCTTCGCCCGTCAGTTAGGCAAGGAACCGATCGCCGCCAAGGATAATTCGGGGTTCGTCGTCAACCTGCTGCTCGTGCCCTATCTCGTGGACGCGATCAACCAGCTCGAACACGGCGTGGCGACCGTCGAAGACATCGACAAGGGCATGATGCTCGGCACCGGCTATCCGATGGGACCGTTCACACTGCTCGACTTCGTCGGGCTCGACACCACGTACAAGATCGCCGAGATCATGTTCGACGAGTATCGCGAGAAGCGGTACGCGCCGCCGCCGCTGCTCAAGCGCATGGTCCTGGCCGGGATGTACGGCCGGAAATCGGGCAAGGGTTTTTACGACTACACGGTCGATCCGCCGCGCGTGAACGACCTCGGCCTCTAG
- the thyX gene encoding FAD-dependent thymidylate synthase — protein sequence MPVYIHEPTISLLARPSFAEPSHLPVNWFGESTDGERLSEFAGRLCYMSQRNPASRSTREYIENIKRQGHGSVLEHATYSLLLEGVSRSLTHELVRHRAGFAYSQLSQRYVDESEANFVVPPAIIGDERLETAWREQIESAQRSYVMLVEELMKRYAWVADKVHRRKMAREGARGVLPNSTETKIVVTANARAWRTMLELRSSEGAELEIRRAAVAVLRLLSREAPALFSDFEIYEADDRREAARVAYHKV from the coding sequence ATGCCCGTCTACATTCACGAGCCGACCATCTCGCTGCTCGCGCGTCCATCGTTCGCCGAGCCGTCGCACCTGCCCGTGAATTGGTTCGGAGAGTCGACCGATGGCGAACGGCTTTCCGAATTCGCTGGACGTCTCTGCTACATGAGCCAGCGCAATCCGGCGAGCAGATCGACTCGCGAGTACATCGAGAACATCAAGCGGCAAGGACACGGAAGCGTTCTCGAGCACGCCACGTATTCTCTTCTCCTCGAGGGAGTGAGCCGCTCACTCACGCACGAGCTGGTGCGTCACCGAGCCGGATTCGCGTACTCGCAGCTGTCGCAGCGCTACGTCGACGAGTCGGAGGCGAACTTCGTCGTCCCGCCGGCCATCATTGGCGACGAGCGACTCGAGACTGCCTGGCGCGAGCAGATCGAATCGGCACAGCGGAGTTACGTGATGCTCGTCGAGGAGCTGATGAAGCGTTACGCCTGGGTCGCGGACAAAGTCCACCGCCGGAAAATGGCTCGCGAGGGAGCGCGCGGCGTCCTTCCAAACTCGACAGAGACAAAAATCGTGGTGACGGCCAACGCGCGCGCGTGGCGAACGATGCTGGAGCTTCGGTCGAGCGAAGGCGCAGAATTAGAAATTCGTCGCGCGGCGGTCGCGGTGCTTCGTCTTCTCTCGAGAGAAGCACCGGCACTCTTTTCCGATTTCGAGATCTACGAAGCAGACGACCGTCGTGAGGCAGCGCGCGTCGCCTACCACAAGGTGTGA
- a CDS encoding acetyl-CoA C-acyltransferase, with product MKTQGQARDVVFLSAVRTPFGTFGGTLKDFSAIDLTVHAATAAMERAAVEPGAIQHSIFGNVMQTTSDTIYFARHVALRSGCPNETPGLTVNRLCGSGFQAVVNGAEEILLGEADVCLVGGGESMSQAPHIARGLRWGLPLGKMPPLEDSLWEGLKDPVAGLAMAETAEKLAVQYKLDRGCVDEYALRSQQTARAAWESGVFDEEVIAIPVKNPKTRQIEQFRRDEHMRPDTTLEGLARLKPVFKADGVVTAGNASGIGDGAGALVVSSAEWAAKNGKKPLARLVSWGVAGVDPTIMGIGPVPSSRIALRKAGMSLDDMDLIEVNEAFAPQVCAVERELQIPREKFNVHGGAIAMSHPLAASGARITAHLIHALRASGKRFGLGSACIGGGQGIAVIIEAFV from the coding sequence GTGAAAACGCAGGGTCAAGCCCGTGATGTCGTGTTCCTGTCCGCCGTCCGGACGCCGTTCGGCACCTTCGGCGGGACACTGAAAGACTTCAGCGCCATCGATCTCACCGTTCATGCCGCGACGGCGGCCATGGAGCGCGCGGCGGTCGAACCGGGCGCCATCCAGCATTCGATCTTCGGCAACGTGATGCAGACGACGTCCGACACGATCTACTTCGCGCGGCACGTCGCCTTACGCTCCGGTTGTCCCAACGAGACGCCGGGGCTCACGGTCAACCGCCTGTGCGGATCAGGATTTCAGGCGGTGGTCAACGGCGCCGAAGAAATTCTGTTAGGCGAGGCGGACGTCTGCCTCGTGGGCGGGGGCGAGTCAATGTCGCAGGCACCGCATATCGCGCGCGGCCTGCGCTGGGGACTGCCGCTCGGCAAGATGCCGCCGCTCGAGGATTCACTGTGGGAAGGACTCAAGGACCCGGTTGCCGGACTCGCCATGGCAGAGACGGCTGAGAAGCTCGCCGTGCAGTACAAGCTCGATCGCGGCTGCGTCGACGAATACGCATTGCGCTCGCAGCAGACGGCTCGTGCGGCGTGGGAATCCGGCGTGTTCGATGAGGAAGTGATCGCCATTCCGGTGAAGAACCCAAAGACGCGCCAGATCGAACAGTTCCGGCGCGATGAGCACATGCGTCCCGACACCACACTCGAGGGACTTGCCCGTCTGAAGCCGGTGTTCAAAGCGGATGGTGTCGTCACCGCCGGAAACGCTTCGGGTATCGGAGACGGCGCCGGCGCACTCGTGGTGAGCAGCGCGGAATGGGCGGCGAAGAACGGTAAGAAGCCACTTGCGCGACTCGTCTCGTGGGGCGTCGCCGGAGTCGATCCTACTATTATGGGGATCGGTCCGGTCCCGTCATCGCGCATCGCGCTGCGTAAGGCAGGCATGTCGCTCGATGACATGGACTTGATCGAAGTCAACGAGGCGTTTGCGCCGCAGGTGTGCGCGGTAGAACGGGAACTCCAGATTCCGCGCGAGAAGTTCAACGTGCACGGCGGAGCCATCGCGATGAGCCATCCGCTGGCCGCATCGGGCGCGCGGATCACGGCGCACCTCATTCACGCGCTGCGTGCGTCCGGCAAGCGGTTTGGGCTGGGTTCCGCCTGCATCGGCGGCGGACAGGGAATCGCTGTGATCATCGAGGCCTTTGTCTGA
- a CDS encoding FAD-binding oxidoreductase — MPHLVRDLVSRAAYSEGAGIARAVPQAIAIPRTPDEVVALVRWAAGTRAALIPRGSGSGMAGGAVGDEIIVDLSRQREVHAVNPGSRTIAVGPGAIRDAVDASAQRAGLRLPVDPSSGAFCTIGGMVATNAAGPHTLRYGPMRRWVRALDCVFADGQHASIRRGAPPPRDVPAVRRFLDDVQPTLATLRREIDAAHAGVIKDSSGYALRPFLESGDLIDLLVGSEGTLAMFVGIELALAPAPGATSSLLATFTTLEGAVTAAVRARNFGASACELLDKTFLDVVAEGGSIRFDHEVEAVLLAEVEGETAESAETNAHLLQHAFAQSGASSVRLALDHDTEHELWSLRHAASPILNRLDPSLKSMQFIEDGAVPPERLPEYVRGVRRALEQVGIRGVIFGHAGDAHVHVNPLVDVRQPDWRDRIEHLLDAIVTLTASLGGTLAGEHGDGRLRTPLLSRVWPASLLEVFAQLKNAFDPDGMLNPGVKVPLAGQRALGDIKYDPSLAPLPALARAALDNVERDRAYASSRLDLVGSGRTQG; from the coding sequence GTGCCGCACCTGGTCCGGGACCTCGTCTCGCGCGCTGCCTACAGCGAAGGTGCCGGCATCGCGCGCGCCGTGCCACAAGCGATCGCCATCCCGCGCACGCCCGACGAGGTCGTCGCGCTCGTCCGTTGGGCAGCCGGAACGCGCGCGGCGCTGATCCCGCGCGGGTCCGGCAGCGGAATGGCGGGCGGCGCAGTCGGCGACGAGATCATCGTCGATCTGAGCCGTCAGCGCGAGGTTCACGCCGTCAACCCGGGATCGCGCACGATTGCCGTCGGACCGGGCGCGATTCGCGACGCCGTCGACGCGTCCGCCCAACGCGCCGGGCTTCGCCTTCCGGTCGATCCATCGAGCGGCGCCTTCTGTACGATCGGCGGCATGGTCGCGACTAACGCAGCCGGACCGCACACCCTCCGATACGGACCGATGCGCCGCTGGGTGCGCGCGCTGGACTGCGTGTTCGCCGACGGGCAGCACGCTTCCATTCGCCGCGGCGCGCCGCCCCCGCGAGACGTCCCCGCGGTCCGGCGTTTCCTCGACGACGTGCAGCCGACGCTCGCGACACTCAGGCGCGAGATCGACGCCGCCCATGCAGGCGTGATCAAGGATTCGTCGGGCTACGCGCTCCGACCGTTCCTCGAGAGCGGCGATCTCATCGATCTGCTCGTCGGCAGCGAGGGCACGCTCGCCATGTTCGTCGGCATCGAGTTGGCGCTCGCGCCGGCGCCCGGCGCAACGTCGAGCCTGCTCGCGACGTTCACGACGCTCGAAGGAGCCGTCACCGCCGCCGTGCGCGCCAGAAACTTCGGCGCATCGGCCTGCGAGCTGCTCGACAAGACATTCCTCGATGTCGTCGCCGAGGGCGGCTCCATTCGCTTCGACCACGAAGTCGAAGCTGTGCTGCTCGCCGAAGTCGAGGGCGAGACGGCCGAATCCGCGGAGACGAACGCACATTTGCTCCAACACGCGTTCGCCCAGTCCGGCGCATCGAGTGTGCGGTTGGCGCTCGATCACGACACCGAACACGAGCTCTGGTCGCTGCGCCACGCAGCGAGCCCGATTCTCAACCGTCTCGATCCCTCGCTCAAGTCGATGCAGTTCATCGAGGACGGTGCCGTCCCACCCGAGCGACTTCCCGAATACGTGCGGGGCGTCCGTCGAGCGCTGGAGCAAGTTGGAATTCGCGGCGTCATTTTCGGTCACGCGGGCGATGCGCACGTGCACGTGAATCCCCTCGTCGATGTGCGCCAACCGGACTGGCGCGACCGCATCGAGCATCTGCTCGACGCGATCGTCACGCTCACGGCGTCACTCGGCGGCACTCTCGCCGGCGAACACGGCGATGGCCGTCTCCGCACGCCGCTGCTCTCGCGCGTGTGGCCCGCGTCGCTGCTCGAGGTTTTCGCCCAACTCAAGAACGCGTTCGACCCGGACGGCATGTTGAATCCAGGCGTGAAAGTGCCGCTGGCCGGCCAACGGGCACTCGGCGACATCAAGTACGATCCATCGCTCGCCCCGCTGCCGGCGCTCGCCCGCGCGGCGCTCGACAACGTCGAGCGCGACAGAGCGTACGCGTCCTCGCGTCTCGACCTCGTCGGGAGCGGACGAACGCAAGGCTGA
- a CDS encoding isocitrate/isopropylmalate dehydrogenase family protein, with translation MTRRLAVIAGDGIGPEVVGEALKTLAAVEDVFHPGIDVERLPYSADHYLATGVTIAPADMKRLGTDFDAILLGALGDPRVPGNEHARDILLGMRFQLDLYVNERPARLIDERLTPLKGKTTRDLDLVVFRENTEGLYVSVGGTFKQGTPDEIAIAEELNTRKGVERIVRYAFKWAADHGKTRVTMADKANAIQAHHLWRRVFEEIGREYPGMQRDTRYIDAMAMDLIRTPESFQVIVTGNLFGDILSDLASMLVGGLGLAPSANRHPGGVTMYEPVHGSAPPLAGKNVANPMAAILTVAMMLSDFGADDASRAVEQAVHAAIAHGVGTADVGGNIGTREVGEWIASRVRDARSR, from the coding sequence GTGACCCGCCGCCTCGCGGTCATCGCCGGCGACGGCATCGGCCCCGAAGTGGTCGGCGAAGCGCTCAAAACGCTCGCCGCGGTCGAGGACGTCTTCCATCCCGGCATCGACGTCGAGCGTCTGCCCTACAGCGCCGACCACTATCTCGCCACGGGCGTGACCATCGCGCCGGCCGACATGAAGCGCCTCGGTACCGATTTCGACGCCATTCTGTTAGGCGCGCTCGGCGACCCGCGGGTGCCCGGCAACGAGCACGCCCGCGACATCCTGCTCGGCATGCGGTTCCAACTCGACCTCTACGTCAACGAACGCCCCGCGCGGCTCATCGACGAGCGACTCACTCCCCTCAAGGGCAAGACGACGCGCGACCTGGACCTCGTCGTATTTCGCGAAAACACCGAAGGGCTGTACGTGTCCGTCGGCGGCACCTTCAAGCAAGGGACGCCGGATGAAATCGCCATCGCCGAAGAACTGAACACGCGCAAAGGGGTCGAGCGCATCGTGCGGTACGCGTTCAAGTGGGCCGCGGACCACGGCAAGACGCGCGTCACCATGGCCGACAAGGCCAACGCGATTCAGGCCCACCATCTCTGGCGACGCGTCTTCGAAGAAATCGGACGCGAGTATCCCGGTATGCAGCGCGACACGCGCTACATCGACGCCATGGCGATGGATCTCATTCGCACGCCCGAGTCTTTCCAGGTGATCGTCACGGGCAACCTCTTCGGCGATATCCTCTCCGACCTCGCGTCGATGCTCGTCGGCGGACTCGGCCTCGCGCCGAGCGCGAATCGCCACCCTGGCGGCGTCACCATGTACGAACCGGTGCACGGGAGCGCGCCGCCCCTCGCAGGCAAGAACGTGGCGAATCCCATGGCTGCCATCCTTACGGTCGCGATGATGCTCAGCGACTTCGGCGCGGACGATGCGTCTCGAGCGGTCGAGCAGGCAGTACATGCAGCGATCGCGCATGGCGTCGGTACGGCTGACGTCGGCGGGAACATCGGCACGCGCGAGGTCGGCGAGTGGATAGCAAGCCGTGTACGCGACGCTCGGAGCCGCTAG
- a CDS encoding glycosyltransferase family 2 protein, translating to MTAPRFSLLSVLVPCYNEEATIERTVDAVLAQRRRLESLGLALQVVAVDDASDDATYDRLTRKSEVEGERLVVARHAENRGKGAAIRTARQNATGDIAIIQDADLEYDPSDIPAMIKPILDGQADAVVGTRFGGGGAHRVLYFWHRVGNQGLTLLSNMFTNLNLTDMEVGYKAFTMEAFRRMHLTNSRFGIEPEIVARLSQMGARVYEVPISYYGRTYAEGKKITWKDGVAALNHIARAHLSSRAQERLPGVRA from the coding sequence ATGACCGCTCCGCGCTTCTCGTTACTCAGTGTATTGGTTCCCTGCTACAACGAAGAAGCAACCATCGAACGAACCGTCGACGCGGTGCTCGCCCAACGCAGGCGGCTCGAGTCGTTGGGCCTGGCCCTGCAGGTTGTGGCCGTGGATGATGCATCGGACGACGCGACGTACGACCGGTTGACGCGCAAGAGCGAAGTCGAAGGGGAACGGCTCGTCGTGGCCCGGCACGCCGAGAACCGGGGCAAAGGCGCCGCGATCCGCACCGCCCGACAGAACGCGACCGGCGACATCGCCATCATTCAGGACGCCGACCTCGAGTACGACCCGAGCGACATCCCGGCGATGATCAAGCCGATTCTCGATGGCCAGGCCGACGCGGTCGTCGGCACGCGGTTCGGCGGCGGCGGCGCGCACCGCGTGCTCTATTTCTGGCACCGGGTCGGCAACCAGGGCCTAACGCTACTGTCCAACATGTTCACGAACCTGAACCTGACGGACATGGAAGTCGGGTACAAGGCATTCACGATGGAAGCGTTCCGCCGGATGCATCTGACGAACTCGCGGTTCGGCATCGAGCCGGAAATCGTCGCCCGCCTGTCGCAGATGGGAGCGCGCGTGTACGAAGTCCCGATCAGCTACTACGGGCGCACGTACGCCGAAGGGAAGAAGATCACGTGGAAGGACGGTGTGGCCGCGCTCAACCACATCGCGCGCGCGCACCTCTCGTCGCGCGCACAGGAACGGCTGCCCGGCGTCCGCGCCTGA
- a CDS encoding c-type cytochrome has product MRHVAACAVVLWTALAACHGESKGGRVPIDTAAAMPLAGTASAESTVAAPVPLESANVAPAAPVVIEPADSAAGYALYHGRGRCFTCHGGLGRGTAKLGPDLTDTTWLNGDSSFAGIRGVIAAGVATPRQFSVAMPAYSGMLSDSDLTKLAAYVYTLSHPSAVSHAPLHPDTGAARADSSSRLGKPRGDTTRPNSR; this is encoded by the coding sequence ATGCGGCACGTCGCCGCGTGCGCGGTGGTGCTCTGGACGGCGCTCGCCGCGTGTCACGGTGAAAGCAAAGGTGGGCGCGTACCGATCGATACCGCGGCCGCGATGCCTCTCGCCGGCACCGCGAGCGCCGAGAGCACGGTTGCCGCGCCGGTACCCCTCGAGAGCGCGAACGTGGCTCCCGCGGCTCCCGTGGTAATCGAACCCGCAGATTCCGCGGCTGGCTACGCACTTTATCATGGACGCGGCAGGTGCTTCACGTGCCACGGCGGCTTGGGACGCGGCACGGCAAAGTTAGGCCCCGACCTCACGGACACGACGTGGCTGAACGGTGACAGTTCCTTCGCCGGCATTCGCGGCGTGATCGCCGCGGGCGTCGCCACGCCACGACAATTCTCGGTCGCCATGCCGGCGTATTCAGGAATGCTCAGCGACTCCGATCTCACGAAGCTCGCGGCGTACGTGTACACGCTCTCGCACCCATCGGCGGTGAGCCACGCTCCGCTGCACCCCGATACCGGCGCGGCGCGCGCCGATTCGAGCTCCCGGTTAGGCAAGCCGCGCGGCGACACGACTCGCCCGAACAGCCGGTGA
- a CDS encoding zinc ribbon domain-containing protein, which yields MDDLDRLFRRLVENIRNGYPAYLTHHFEVSELYQNLIPYRHNRRETGIETNQDYEVALCRLLSGERGYLAVDDAMAGAIRAELATMNPNTAIFREFAASRIALLAGAQQRADEMMVDESGLPDAASGSAGSRTTASSSPASPMSWATRGSSTGVATTIQPTASAAASSSTRSRDDANCRYCGGNLPDGRRVAFCPHCGQNLTIQRCPACGTELEISWKFCITCGRGIATA from the coding sequence ATGGATGATCTCGACCGGCTCTTTCGACGTCTCGTGGAGAACATACGTAACGGCTATCCGGCCTACCTCACGCACCACTTCGAGGTGTCGGAGCTCTACCAGAACTTGATTCCGTATCGTCACAACCGGCGCGAGACGGGAATTGAAACCAACCAGGACTACGAGGTGGCGCTCTGTCGCTTGCTGTCCGGCGAGCGCGGCTACCTCGCAGTTGACGACGCGATGGCCGGTGCGATACGGGCCGAGCTCGCGACCATGAATCCGAATACCGCGATTTTTCGGGAGTTCGCGGCGTCGCGCATCGCCCTGCTCGCCGGTGCGCAGCAACGCGCCGATGAAATGATGGTGGACGAGAGCGGACTCCCGGACGCCGCGTCGGGCAGCGCGGGATCTCGGACAACGGCTTCGTCCTCCCCCGCGTCGCCGATGTCGTGGGCGACGCGAGGATCGAGCACCGGTGTGGCCACGACGATTCAACCCACCGCGAGCGCGGCGGCCTCGTCGTCGACGAGGTCGCGTGACGATGCCAACTGCCGATACTGCGGCGGGAATCTGCCCGATGGGCGCCGCGTCGCCTTCTGTCCACATTGCGGACAGAATCTCACCATCCAACGGTGTCCCGCGTGTGGAACGGAGCTCGAGATCAGTTGGAAGTTCTGCATCACGTGCGGGCGCGGCATCGCCACGGCATAA
- a CDS encoding ArgE/DapE family deacylase translates to MTVAPGDAVALAKTLVRVDSRNPSLVPGAPGEGPVARALAEVLRSWGIAADVVDAGPNRPNVVARVGRAGGRTLMFNGHLDVVGTDGMTHEPFAANERDGSIWGRGSSDMKGGVAAMCAAAARAAANGLDCEIVLTAVADEEFGSFGTRALIAGGVRADAAIVTEPTRLAIAPAHRGFVWTTVTVRGRAAHGSRYDVGIDAIRHAGLLLAELDALESSELVRRTHPLLGRASWHASTIDGGLGMSTYPDRCTLRIERRTLPGETPEQAVEEVRDACARVRATHPSFDAVVALDLAQNPSDVAVDAPVVRRLGRALTSIGEPTRVEGLSAWTDAALLNEAGIPAICFGPGDIARAHAAAEWIEIDEIERATRVLTTLAGAWARDEDAVWRT, encoded by the coding sequence ATGACGGTCGCGCCCGGCGACGCGGTGGCGCTCGCGAAGACGCTCGTGCGCGTCGATTCGCGCAACCCATCGCTCGTACCCGGCGCGCCGGGCGAAGGACCCGTCGCGCGCGCCCTCGCCGAAGTGTTACGCTCGTGGGGCATCGCCGCCGACGTCGTCGACGCCGGGCCTAACCGTCCGAACGTCGTTGCGCGCGTCGGGCGGGCCGGCGGACGCACGCTCATGTTCAACGGCCACCTCGATGTCGTCGGAACGGACGGCATGACGCACGAGCCGTTCGCGGCGAACGAACGCGATGGCTCCATCTGGGGCCGCGGATCGTCCGACATGAAGGGCGGCGTGGCCGCGATGTGCGCCGCGGCGGCGCGCGCCGCAGCGAACGGACTGGATTGCGAGATCGTTCTCACGGCCGTCGCCGATGAGGAGTTCGGCAGCTTCGGCACGCGTGCCCTGATCGCCGGCGGCGTGCGGGCCGATGCGGCGATCGTCACCGAGCCGACGCGCCTGGCCATCGCGCCGGCGCATCGCGGCTTCGTATGGACCACGGTCACGGTGCGCGGTCGGGCGGCGCACGGCAGCCGCTACGACGTGGGCATCGATGCGATTCGTCACGCGGGGCTGCTATTGGCCGAGCTCGATGCGCTCGAGTCGAGCGAGCTCGTGCGTCGTACCCACCCGCTGCTCGGCCGCGCATCGTGGCACGCGTCGACGATCGATGGCGGGTTAGGCATGTCGACGTATCCGGACCGCTGCACGCTGCGCATCGAACGGCGCACGCTGCCCGGGGAGACGCCGGAGCAGGCGGTGGAGGAAGTGCGTGACGCGTGCGCACGCGTGCGTGCGACGCATCCGTCGTTCGACGCCGTCGTTGCGTTAGACCTGGCACAGAATCCGAGCGACGTCGCCGTCGATGCGCCCGTCGTGCGGCGGCTCGGCCGCGCGCTGACGTCGATCGGCGAGCCAACGCGCGTCGAGGGACTGAGCGCCTGGACCGACGCGGCGTTGCTGAACGAGGCGGGCATCCCCGCCATTTGCTTCGGGCCGGGCGACATCGCTCGAGCGCATGCGGCCGCCGAGTGGATCGAGATCGACGAGATCGAGCGAGCGACGCGTGTGCTCACCACCCTCGCCGGCGCCTGGGCCCGCGACGAAGATGCGGTATGGCGTACTTGA
- a CDS encoding ribonuclease H, whose amino-acid sequence MLIAIYADESCLGNGREGDNPGGAGGLIEMPSADGGGRQPIRRDYWLAEPATTNNRMALRSAIEGLRLVGLDGSAQHVVFTSDSRYLVDGMTSWVYDWARRGWRRKTGAIENVALWRELVDTARRHRIEWRWVRGHAGHPQNEYANVLATRAAARQLGSNGMIDSEFDTWLASERERGRVTIAPDPMPDPATFKPARPLPAIETESLF is encoded by the coding sequence GTGCTCATCGCGATTTACGCGGACGAATCCTGCCTCGGGAACGGCCGCGAAGGCGACAACCCCGGCGGCGCCGGCGGGCTCATTGAGATGCCGTCGGCCGATGGCGGGGGACGCCAGCCAATCCGTCGCGACTACTGGCTGGCCGAGCCCGCGACGACCAACAACAGGATGGCGCTGCGGTCGGCGATCGAAGGCCTCAGACTCGTCGGGCTCGACGGGTCGGCACAGCACGTGGTTTTCACCAGCGACTCTCGCTACCTCGTCGACGGGATGACGTCGTGGGTCTACGACTGGGCCCGGCGCGGGTGGCGTCGAAAGACGGGAGCGATCGAAAATGTCGCGTTGTGGCGCGAGCTCGTGGACACGGCTCGCCGGCACCGCATCGAGTGGCGGTGGGTGCGCGGCCACGCCGGACATCCGCAGAACGAGTACGCGAACGTCCTCGCGACGCGCGCCGCGGCGCGCCAGCTGGGCTCGAACGGCATGATCGACTCGGAGTTCGACACGTGGCTCGCGTCGGAGCGGGAGCGAGGCCGGGTGACGATCGCGCCAGATCCGATGCCCGATCCCGCGACGTTCAAGCCGGCGCGACCGTTACCGGCCATCGAAACGGAAAGTCTCTTCTGA